The genomic region AAAGGACCTCCGCGTGCTCACGACCGCCCTGCTCTCCGTCGCCGCCCAGGCCGATCCCTCGGCGATGGGCGAATCGCTCGTCTTCGACATCGGCGTGTCCCTGCTCGTGGCGGGGCTGCTGGCCGCGCTGTTCACGCGCTTCAAGATCCCGACGATCGCAGCCTTCCTGTTCGCGGGGGTGTTCGTCGGGCCCCAGGTCACCGGGCTGGTCACGAGCAAGGCCAGCATCGAGACGATCGCGCACCTGGGCCTGGTCCTGCTGCTCTTCCTGATCGGCCTCGAGATCGACCTCAAGAAGCTGCTCTCGAGCGGCAAGACCCTCATCTGGACGGGGCTCTTGCAGTTCCCGCTGTGCGTGGCGTTCGGCTTCGGCGTCACACGGCTCCTGCAGCAGACGGGCTGGGCGGCCGTCCAGGGGCCCTTCACGCCCCTCTACCTCGGGTTCACCGTCGCGGCCTCCTCCACTCTGCTCATCGTCAAGCTCTTCCAGGAGAAGTACCAGCTCGACACCACGGTCGGCCGCCTGGTGCTCGGGCTCTTGATCTTCCAGGACCTCTGGGCGATGGTGGTGCTCGCCGTCCAGCCGAACTTTTCGCAGCCCGATCTCCAGCCGGTGCTGCTGACGCTGCTCGGCATCGCGATCCTGGTCGCGATCGCCTCGCTCCTGGCGCGCTACGTGCTGCCCACGGCGTTTCACTGGATCGCGCGATCGCCCGAGCTGATGCTCGTCACGGCGCTGGGCTGGTGCTTCGGGATCGGGCTGCTCGGGACCCACCTGGGCGGCATCCTGGGCATGGTCGGCATCCACGCGCCCATCGCCGTCTCGCTCGAGATGGGCGCCCTCATCGCCGGGGCCACCATCGCCTCGTTCCCGTACAGCTACGAGGTGCTCACCAAGGTCACCGCGGTGCGGGACTTCTTCGTCACGCTCTTCTTCGTCGGTCTGGGCATGGGGATCCCCAGGCCGGACGGGGCCGAGATCCTCTTGCTCGCCCTGCTCATGGCGGGTCTTGCGATCCTCTCGCGCTACGTGATCTTCTTCCCGCTGCTCTACGCCACCGGCTTCGACCGCCGCGGCTCCAGCCTCACCTCGACGCGGATGGTCCCCATCTCCGAGTTCTGCCTGGTGATCGCCTACCTGGGGCTGAGCTTCGGGCACCTACCCCCCTCGACCGTGGGGGCCGTGATCTTCGCCTTCGTCCTCACGGCGCTCGTCTACCCGGCCCTCTTCCAGCACAGCGACGCCCTGTACCTGGGCATGGCGCCCTTGCTCACGCGCCTGGGCTTCAAGGCGCCCGCCAACCAGAAGGACGCTCAGGCCCCGCACGAGGACCACGAGCTGGTCCTGCTCGGCTTCCACCGCATCGCCTCCTCCCTGTTCTGCGAGCTGGAGCAGTGCAATCCCGAGCTGCTGAAGAAGACCCTCGTGGTGGACTTCAACGTGGCCCTGCACCCCGAGATCGTCCGGCGCGGGGCGACGGCCCACTACGGCGACATCGCAAACCTCGAGACGCTCAGGCACGCCGGAGTCGACAAGGCCGGGATCATCCTCTGCACCATCCCGGACGACATCCTCAAGGGCACGACCAACCTGGCGCTCACCAAGAGCCTGCGCGCCATGTGCCCCACGGCCACGATCATCACCAACGCCGTCCAGATGAGCGAGGTGAAGCCCCTCTACGAGGCGGGCGCCGACTACGTGTTCGTCCCGCGGGTGGATTCGGCGCGCAACCTGATGCCTGCCCTGGATGCGGCGGTCCTCGGGGCCATCGCGGCCTTCAAGGAGAGCCGGGAGTTCCAGACGGGCAGGCTCGAGGAGCGACGCGAGGTCCTGACCTAGCACTCCCCTACGGGAAGGCGGTACCAGAAGGTGCTGCCCTTCCCCTTTTCGCTGCGCACCCCGATGGTCCCGCCGTGGGCGTCGACGATCGTCTTGCTGATGGAGAGCCCGAGGCCGATCCCGCCCGCCTCGCGCGTGGTGCTCATGTCGAGCTGCTGGAAGCGCTTGAACAGCCTGGGGATGGCCTCGGCATCGATGCCCTCGCCCGTGTCCGCGACCTCGGTGAGCAGGCTCCCCTCCTCGAGGCGCGCCGCGATCCGGATCTTGCCGCCCGCGGGGGTGAACTTGATGCCGTTCTCCACCAGGTTGCCCAGCACCTGGATGATGCGCTGCCCGTCGATGCAGACCACCCGAGGCACCTGCACGTCGCATTCGAGGGCGATGCCCTTCTGCGCGGCCAGCGGTTTCAGGCTCGACACCGCCTCGTCCACCACCGGCTCGTAGCGTGTCTCGGATGGAGCGATACGGAACGCCCCGGCCGCCATCTGGCTCATGTCGAGCAGGTTCTTGACCTGTGCCAGCATGCGCTCGGCACCGGTCAACATCTTGCCGACGTACTCGTGCTGCTCCGCGTTCAACTTGCCGGCGAGCTCGTCCTGCAGGATGCTTCCGAAGCCCATGATGAAGTTGAGCGGCGTGCGCAGCTCGTGGCTTATCACCGACAGGAACTCGTCCTTGTAGCGATCGGCTTGCTTCAGGGCCTCGATCTGCTCGGCGGCCTCCAGCTCGGCCTGCCTGCGCTCGGTCAGGTCCCGCGTCACCTTGGCGA from Pantanalinema sp. harbors:
- a CDS encoding cation:proton antiporter is translated as MLTTALLSVAAQADPSAMGESLVFDIGVSLLVAGLLAALFTRFKIPTIAAFLFAGVFVGPQVTGLVTSKASIETIAHLGLVLLLFLIGLEIDLKKLLSSGKTLIWTGLLQFPLCVAFGFGVTRLLQQTGWAAVQGPFTPLYLGFTVAASSTLLIVKLFQEKYQLDTTVGRLVLGLLIFQDLWAMVVLAVQPNFSQPDLQPVLLTLLGIAILVAIASLLARYVLPTAFHWIARSPELMLVTALGWCFGIGLLGTHLGGILGMVGIHAPIAVSLEMGALIAGATIASFPYSYEVLTKVTAVRDFFVTLFFVGLGMGIPRPDGAEILLLALLMAGLAILSRYVIFFPLLYATGFDRRGSSLTSTRMVPISEFCLVIAYLGLSFGHLPPSTVGAVIFAFVLTALVYPALFQHSDALYLGMAPLLTRLGFKAPANQKDAQAPHEDHELVLLGFHRIASSLFCELEQCNPELLKKTLVVDFNVALHPEIVRRGATAHYGDIANLETLRHAGVDKAGIILCTIPDDILKGTTNLALTKSLRAMCPTATIITNAVQMSEVKPLYEAGADYVFVPRVDSARNLMPALDAAVLGAIAAFKESREFQTGRLEERREVLT